The Dermacentor silvarum isolate Dsil-2018 chromosome 7, BIME_Dsil_1.4, whole genome shotgun sequence genomic sequence ctcccggttctcgctcgcctctcgcgacgcgcgtgccgcgcgggaagagggaacgtatccggcgggcgaggaggacactcccctcggggctctctgacctcgcttgactatacctgcccatacggatttacccgctgaaacccgtgagtgacctcgttcgcgtgactaccacacgcaacgaggcaagcctattttattacttattatacagagcagACTTctctctgcaagtgtgttttattgccaacagcaataaaatgttgttgagttgactcgcttgttgccttattcgcccgaaccctacgtagctgcgattacacgcgctacgggttggggaagaccccccaCAAACTATAGGGACAAAGCTAGCTACGTGGTAAGGCCCGCAAATTGTTGTGGAACCTCAGAACGTCGACCTACTCTGCGCGTTGACTAATGAGCTCGTTGAGGGCACGAATTGTTTGTTGACCAAGGAAAATTGGGAACTTTTGTTGAAGGCCAACAGCTGTGGCATCATTCTAAGTGGCCTGAAGTTGCTTTCATGTCTTCAGTCACCTCCAAGGCTATCATGCAAGCACTTATTACTATTTTCAGTCGTGAAGGTTTTCCTGCTGCAATATGGTGTATTCGATTCAGCCAAGGttctctgcaccttctgcacccaTCCACGGTGCGCTGCACCTAAACCCTCGATTCTCCGAGGTACAGCGGCGCCCCCTGAACTCTCGTCCTCGATTGCACGGGGTGCGAGGTTAGGTGTCGTCGCGGTGCAGCGCACCTTTGAACCTTGCTGCGACGAGGTGCAGCCGCACGAACGATCCACGAAGCGCCATCGCAGACGCGTGCAGACGACACTATGGCGATGTTTGTGGATATCGACGGCGTTCGCACGCAATTGTTCCCGATCGTAGATGAACTTGGCGTGATAGTCTATGACGGAGACGCCGAGCTGTACACTACAGCAGGTAAATTTGCCATTATGCTCTGTAAACGTAATAGCATGGTTTGTATGAAGTGGCGACATTTATTCCATTGTTCTTGCAGATGGAAGACGGGTGCGTGTACTCTGCACACCTAGCGGTTTTGCCGCCGATTGTTCGGACAAGGAGCTGCAGAACAGCCATACAAATACGGAGCTGCCGAAAGCCGCTACTCCGCGATGCGGAGATGCCACGCCAGCGACCACTGAAGCTGCTGCCGCAGCTGTCGTGCCGTGTGGAGCCATGCCGTCTCCGCATTGCGATTCTGAAGAAGCTTTGTGGAGTGGCCGGAGAACTAAGTTTCTCATTGAATGCTATAAAGAGCATTTCGGCCGCATCGGGAAAAAGGGGGGACTAAGGTGAGGCTTAGCATTCTATTTGTTTGTATTTGCGTTACATTTTGTATTGTTCTGCGCGCAGGAACAAAAAGCAGCTGATGCTGTTTATAACAGATGCATTGAACGAAGAATTCGGATGCACCATAACGGTGATTCAAGTCACCGACAAGTGGAAATCGCTGGAGAGGGCGTATAAAAAAGTTCGGATTAATAATAACAAGTCTGGAAGCGGAGCTGCCGAGTGCAGTTTTGAGGGGTGAGTTCGCAGTGctgcttttattttattcatgATCTCGTATGCTAGTGCATAGTTCAGCTAACACCTGACGTCTGTGTTGCACATGATTCACGTCCATTGAAAGAACGCTTTACTCACAGCGGTGTACATTAAATTAGTAACAAAACTGGCTGTTTCCAGGCGAGTCCCTGAAATACTTTATACTAAAGCATTAAAAAATGTCTGAGCATGCAATGCTAACGAGTGTGAGCTTCAGAGAAGAGCTTATTCTAGTAGTGTATCGTTCAATTACAGGAAATTGTACCACGGTTGTACGCAGTTATGCTTTCTCCAAGCCATGCGTGCAATTTGGCTAAGTGATTTGTTCGACACCAATGTTTCTCACTACTGGCCACTGTTTGCACTGGCATATGCATAAGGGCATAAAAAGCAATTAAAAAGTAGAAACTTGCTTTCTCTGTTGTTGTTACAATATGCCAAGTATTGCTTGTACAAATTCATGTTTTACTGGTATACTAAATTTCTGGTGCCACTTGCATTTAACTTTTTAGAGACCTGCAGGACTTTATGGAAAAACAGCACCACATAAGTCCAGTAGTGACATATGCACAGGGGTGAAAAATTGTGCCAGACAGCAGGGAGAGGTGAGCATTGTTATATAAAAGTGGCAACTTTTGTGTTGCATCCTGTGTGTCACCTGATGTCACTAGTAATAAACATTTcctatttaaaataaaatgtatgtGGTCAAAAC encodes the following:
- the LOC125946955 gene encoding uncharacterized protein LOC125946955 codes for the protein MAMFVDIDGVRTQLFPIVDELGVIVYDGDAELYTTADGRRVRVLCTPSGFAADCSDKELQNSHTNTELPKAATPRCGDATPATTEAAAAAVVPCGAMPSPHCDSEEALWSGRRTKFLIECYKEHFGRIGKKGGLRELQDTTQAPEAALSPTTSVVGLSHVEPS